From Blattabacterium cuenoti, the proteins below share one genomic window:
- a CDS encoding 4Fe-4S dicluster domain-containing protein, with protein MKETKKKNKIKKKSILPIKEKWLKNNTSRRDFLKLIGFSAASVTLSACKGPVIKSIPYVVKPDVITPGIPTYYASTMIDTFDLGSVLIKTREGRPIKIEPNLTSKYFNTTSARIQSSLLSLYDEKRLKNPFLKGKKSSWKEIDNYVVPFLEKISLLGKEIVIFSTSYPSFSTKELIRDFTKTYPTTRWITYDPISYSHSLDAAYNIFGVRAFPFFDLSKIELIISFDADFLGDWSPENLGKYYVKNKYPRKRMIKHIQIESNMTISGANSDIRIPKKPSDIKNILFEVYQTIFFQKESSNELVKMLTKLIKEKGSKSVVLADGSEEAYMLSFLINKKIDSQAIQEGKFILTKESNNNKIEEFIEDLEKNKIGGLLFHNTNPVYSLPFPLNKKFKKFLKRIPITISFSMKKDETNEFTDVLAPIPHWLESWGDTHPFTGFYTLIQPTIQSLFDTRQLQESLIIWGKIKEKNYYEYLKKIWKNKIIPKSNVSSFNEALFYGFAEKKENVKIKKIDLSNVQYLKNKKIERSEKNSFELRLYTKISMGDGFQYNNPWLQEMPDPITRTTWGNYLTISSYDAKKIGLKNWHTGNGSMNGNCVDLIKDHKILIKDLPIYIQPGQAIGSIGLSFGYGQKTGKISQIINKGKNAYTLYHNFYLVQKDIKIKKTDKIYEFACIQLQNTTVGRNLVKETDLETFLNKPKEIWNEEEKIYSHKGFLNPEDISIWDDNNKEKKGHHFHLSIDLNSCIGCGACIISCQSENNIPVVGKEEIKKSRDMHWLRVDRYYSSNKNKKEENLWINPKVSFQPIMCQHCNNAPCETVCPVGATTHGEQGQNMMTYNRCVGTRYCANNCPYKVRRFNWFNYVNNQNFDFHMNNNLGRMVLNPDVVIRTRGVMEKCSLCIQRTQFTISLAKKENRKIKNEEFETACSISCPTKAITFGDTTNEYNFITKKIKDKRNYKLLEFLGIRPNVSYQLKVRNLK; from the coding sequence ATGAAAGAAACAAAAAAAAAGAATAAAATAAAGAAAAAAAGTATCCTTCCTATCAAAGAGAAATGGTTAAAAAATAATACATCCAGACGTGACTTCCTTAAATTGATAGGTTTTAGCGCTGCTTCTGTTACTTTATCAGCATGTAAAGGGCCAGTCATTAAATCTATTCCATATGTTGTAAAGCCTGATGTTATTACTCCTGGTATTCCTACTTATTATGCTTCTACAATGATCGATACTTTCGATCTTGGAAGTGTATTAATAAAAACAAGAGAAGGACGTCCTATAAAAATAGAACCTAATTTGACTTCTAAATATTTCAATACTACCTCAGCTAGAATTCAATCTTCTCTTTTATCTCTTTATGATGAAAAAAGATTAAAAAATCCTTTTTTAAAGGGAAAAAAAAGTTCTTGGAAAGAAATAGATAACTATGTTGTTCCTTTTTTAGAAAAAATATCACTCTTAGGAAAAGAAATTGTTATTTTTTCAACTTCTTATCCTAGTTTTTCGACAAAAGAATTAATTCGAGATTTTACAAAGACATATCCAACTACTCGATGGATTACTTACGATCCTATTTCTTATTCTCATTCCTTAGATGCCGCATATAATATATTTGGAGTTCGTGCATTTCCTTTTTTTGATCTATCAAAAATAGAACTAATAATATCTTTTGATGCAGATTTTTTAGGTGATTGGTCTCCAGAAAATTTGGGAAAATATTATGTGAAAAATAAATATCCAAGAAAAAGAATGATAAAACATATTCAGATAGAGAGCAATATGACTATTTCTGGAGCAAATTCAGATATTCGTATACCAAAGAAGCCTTCCGACATAAAAAATATTTTATTTGAAGTTTATCAAACTATTTTTTTCCAAAAAGAAAGTAGTAATGAATTAGTCAAAATGTTAACTAAGTTGATAAAAGAAAAAGGATCAAAAAGTGTTGTTTTAGCAGATGGAAGTGAAGAAGCGTATATGTTATCATTTTTAATCAACAAAAAAATTGATAGTCAAGCTATTCAAGAAGGAAAATTTATCTTAACGAAAGAAAGTAATAATAATAAGATAGAAGAATTTATAGAAGATTTAGAAAAAAATAAAATAGGAGGATTATTATTTCATAATACGAATCCTGTATATTCTCTTCCATTTCCTCTTAATAAAAAATTTAAGAAATTCTTAAAAAGAATACCTATAACCATTTCTTTTTCTATGAAAAAAGATGAAACTAATGAGTTTACAGATGTCTTAGCTCCTATACCTCATTGGCTTGAAAGTTGGGGAGATACTCATCCTTTTACCGGTTTTTATACGTTAATACAGCCTACAATTCAATCCTTATTTGATACAAGACAATTACAAGAGTCTTTAATAATTTGGGGTAAAATTAAGGAAAAAAACTATTATGAATATTTAAAAAAAATTTGGAAAAATAAAATAATTCCAAAATCTAATGTATCATCTTTTAATGAAGCTTTATTTTATGGATTTGCAGAGAAAAAAGAAAACGTTAAAATAAAAAAGATTGATTTATCAAATGTACAATATCTAAAAAATAAAAAAATAGAAAGATCTGAAAAAAATTCTTTTGAATTAAGATTGTATACAAAAATAAGCATGGGAGATGGTTTTCAATATAATAATCCTTGGCTTCAGGAAATGCCAGATCCAATTACTCGTACAACCTGGGGGAATTATTTAACTATATCATCTTATGATGCAAAAAAAATAGGATTAAAAAATTGGCATACAGGAAACGGTTCTATGAATGGTAATTGCGTAGACTTAATAAAAGATCATAAAATTCTTATAAAAGATTTACCAATTTACATCCAACCTGGACAAGCTATAGGATCTATAGGTTTATCCTTTGGATATGGACAAAAAACAGGAAAAATATCTCAAATAATCAACAAAGGAAAAAACGCTTATACATTATACCACAATTTTTATTTGGTACAAAAGGATATAAAAATAAAAAAAACGGATAAAATATATGAATTTGCTTGTATTCAATTACAAAACACAACAGTAGGAAGAAATTTAGTTAAAGAAACGGATCTAGAAACTTTTTTAAACAAACCTAAAGAAATTTGGAATGAAGAAGAAAAAATTTATTCTCACAAGGGTTTCCTTAACCCAGAAGATATTTCTATTTGGGACGATAATAATAAAGAAAAAAAAGGACATCATTTTCATTTGTCAATTGATTTGAATTCATGTATAGGATGCGGCGCATGTATTATTTCTTGTCAATCAGAGAATAATATACCTGTAGTTGGAAAAGAAGAAATCAAAAAATCTAGAGATATGCATTGGTTACGTGTAGATAGATATTATTCTTCCAATAAAAATAAAAAAGAAGAAAATCTTTGGATAAATCCAAAAGTTTCTTTTCAACCTATAATGTGTCAACATTGTAATAATGCACCATGTGAAACTGTATGTCCTGTTGGAGCGACCACTCATGGAGAACAAGGACAAAATATGATGACTTATAATCGTTGTGTGGGAACTCGTTATTGTGCCAATAACTGTCCTTATAAAGTAAGAAGATTTAATTGGTTTAATTATGTTAATAACCAAAACTTTGATTTTCATATGAATAACAATTTAGGAAGAATGGTTCTTAATCCAGATGTAGTAATAAGAACTAGAGGAGTTATGGAAAAGTGCTCCTTGTGCATTCAGAGAACACAATTTACCATTTCTTTAGCAAAGAAAGAGAATAGAAAAATAAAAAATGAAGAATTTGAAACAGCTTGTAGTATTTCTTGTCCTACTAAGGCTATTACTTTTGGAGATACTACTAATGAGTATAATTTTATTACAAAAAAAATAAAAGACAAAAGAAATTATAAACTTCTAGAATTTCTTGGAATACGTCCAAATGTATCTTATCAATTAAAAGTAAGGAATCTAAAATAG
- the nrfD gene encoding NrfD/PsrC family molybdoenzyme membrane anchor subunit, with protein MKDYNSSIIREPLVSETKTYQDVTNDILKPIQSKASRLWWISLFISFLAFLWGLGCIFYTIGTGIGVWGLNRTVNWAWDITNFVWWVGIGHAGTLISAVLLLFRQKWRLSINRSAEAMTIFAVIQAGLFPIIHMGRPWNAHWVLPIPNQFGSLWPNFNSPLLWDVFAISTYFSVSTVFWFMGLIPDFAMIRDRVTNPLQKKIYNILSFGWSGTSKDWQRYEQLSLILAGLCTPLVFSVHTIVSFDFSTSLIKGWHSTIFPPYFVAGAIFSGFAMVQTLLGVARKALSLESYITRNHIEYMNMIILLTGGIVLLAYISEFILALYSGSSFEEYIYFSINAAKGPFWWAFWALIVCNVLIPQLLWIKSVRRSFFWSYIIAIIINIGMWFERFDIIVLNLSHDYLPSSWTGFLPSFVDVGIFIGTIGFFFILYLLYIRVFPVISQAELKTILKKNKR; from the coding sequence ATGAAAGATTATAATAGCTCTATTATAAGAGAACCATTAGTTTCAGAAACTAAAACATATCAAGATGTGACTAATGATATTTTGAAACCTATACAAAGTAAAGCTAGTAGACTATGGTGGATCTCTTTATTTATTTCTTTTTTAGCTTTTTTATGGGGTTTAGGATGTATTTTTTATACTATAGGTACAGGTATAGGAGTATGGGGTTTAAATAGAACAGTGAATTGGGCTTGGGATATTACTAATTTCGTATGGTGGGTAGGGATAGGACATGCCGGTACTTTAATTTCTGCTGTTCTTTTATTATTTCGTCAAAAATGGCGTTTGTCAATTAATAGATCAGCAGAAGCAATGACTATTTTTGCTGTAATTCAAGCTGGTTTATTTCCAATTATTCATATGGGAAGACCATGGAATGCCCATTGGGTTTTACCAATTCCTAATCAATTTGGTTCTTTATGGCCTAATTTTAATTCTCCACTTTTATGGGATGTGTTCGCTATTAGTACATATTTTTCTGTTTCTACTGTTTTTTGGTTTATGGGGTTAATTCCAGATTTTGCTATGATAAGAGACAGAGTTACAAATCCTTTACAAAAAAAAATATATAATATTCTTAGTTTTGGATGGAGTGGGACCTCTAAAGATTGGCAAAGATATGAACAACTATCTTTAATTTTAGCTGGATTATGTACTCCTCTAGTTTTTTCAGTACATACTATTGTTTCTTTTGATTTTTCTACTTCTTTGATTAAAGGTTGGCATAGTACAATTTTTCCTCCTTATTTTGTAGCAGGAGCTATATTTTCAGGATTTGCTATGGTCCAAACTTTATTAGGAGTAGCTAGAAAAGCTCTTTCTCTGGAGAGTTATATAACTAGAAATCATATTGAGTATATGAATATGATTATTCTTCTTACAGGAGGTATAGTGTTATTAGCTTATATATCTGAATTCATTCTTGCTTTGTATTCTGGTAGTTCTTTTGAAGAATATATTTATTTTTCTATTAATGCAGCAAAAGGACCGTTTTGGTGGGCTTTTTGGGCATTAATAGTTTGTAATGTTTTAATTCCACAACTATTGTGGATAAAATCAGTAAGAAGAAGTTTTTTTTGGTCTTATATCATAGCTATTATTATCAATATTGGAATGTGGTTTGAAAGATTTGATATCATAGTTTTAAATCTTAGTCATGACTATCTACCCTCTTCTTGGACTGGTTTTCTTCCTTCATTTGTAGATGTAGGAATATTTATAGGAACTATTGGTTTTTTTTTCATTCTTTATTTATTATACATACGTGTATTTCCAGTTATATCACAAGCAGAATTAAAAACAATATTGAAAAAAAATAAGAGATGA
- a CDS encoding DUF3341 domain-containing protein — translation MKKSVCNIYALYDNEFLMIKNLKILQKKKIKIHEVYSPFPVHDLDKILKLRKTNLSFLSFIYGFIGFLLSSILTWYTMIYEWPQNIGGKPSFSWFQNLPSFIPVIFELSIFFSSHFMCITYLIQCNLYPGASPKNPDPRTTDNMFSIEINIKEETEKILNLLKENGALEVNIRKK, via the coding sequence ATGAAAAAATCTGTATGTAATATTTATGCATTATATGATAATGAATTTTTAATGATTAAAAATTTAAAAATACTTCAAAAAAAGAAGATAAAAATACATGAAGTATATTCTCCTTTTCCAGTTCATGATTTAGACAAAATACTTAAACTTAGAAAAACAAATTTATCTTTTTTATCTTTTATATACGGTTTTATAGGTTTCCTTTTATCTAGTATATTAACTTGGTATACTATGATTTATGAATGGCCACAAAATATTGGAGGAAAACCTTCATTTTCTTGGTTTCAAAATCTTCCTTCTTTTATCCCTGTTATATTTGAATTATCTATATTTTTTTCTTCACATTTTATGTGTATTACTTATCTTATTCAATGTAATCTATATCCAGGAGCATCTCCAAAAAATCCAGATCCAAGAACAACAGATAACATGTTTTCAATAGAAATAAACATTAAAGAGGAAACAGAAAAAATTTTAAATTTATTAAAGGAAAATGGAGCCTTGGAAGTAAACATAAGAAAAAAATAA
- a CDS encoding c-type cytochrome, translating into MKNQYFFYIKLVIFLLTSCKVDKSKPSRVYMPDMYYSDAYEAYSDPNPNYKQKIDSKKIKIIPFEKGKSSSLLPVYGTVSRNDYGFFPSDKSDNNNEGYNFSKKKRKSPLKNENENELNRIIEDGKNIYNINCSICHGENGDGQGLLVKNEKILGIPNYKERDITVGSVYHTITYGKNNMNSYSSQINEIDRWKVAEYVMFLKNKK; encoded by the coding sequence ATGAAGAATCAGTATTTTTTTTATATCAAACTTGTCATATTTCTTTTGACTTCTTGTAAAGTCGATAAATCTAAACCAAGTAGAGTTTATATGCCTGATATGTATTATTCTGACGCTTATGAAGCTTATTCTGATCCAAATCCTAATTATAAACAAAAAATTGATTCAAAAAAAATTAAAATTATTCCTTTTGAAAAAGGAAAATCTTCTTCACTTTTACCCGTATATGGTACTGTATCAAGAAATGATTACGGTTTTTTCCCTTCTGATAAATCTGATAATAATAACGAAGGATATAATTTTTCAAAAAAAAAACGTAAATCTCCATTAAAAAATGAAAATGAAAATGAGCTGAATAGAATTATAGAAGATGGAAAAAATATCTATAATATTAATTGTTCTATATGTCATGGAGAAAATGGAGATGGACAAGGCCTTTTAGTAAAAAATGAAAAAATATTAGGAATTCCTAATTATAAGGAAAGAGATATTACTGTTGGTAGTGTTTATCACACTATTACTTATGGTAAAAATAATATGAATTCTTACTCTTCTCAAATAAATGAGATAGACAGATGGAAAGTCGCAGAATATGTAATGTTTTTGAAAAACAAAAAATAA
- a CDS encoding potassium channel family protein, which yields MKIIIIGLGNFGRSLALNLTDNGHEVFGVDHKMEKVDLLKDHIANVVCMDANNESAYKVLPIKQADLGIVAIGENEGSSIVTTAILKKYKHLRIISRSLSKIHDTILNAMGIKDVIHPEKDAAFRLTKQISFNYALDYFRVDNKHSIAEVFSPYSFHGKFVKSIQLTQKYSVSLITIIREIENPISKNLTKKVIGLVTGDTILQKGDILTLFGSNKSIMNFVKDTKHN from the coding sequence ATGAAAATTATAATTATAGGTTTAGGAAACTTTGGTAGATCTCTAGCTCTAAATTTGACAGATAACGGCCACGAAGTTTTTGGCGTTGATCATAAAATGGAAAAAGTTGATTTATTAAAAGACCACATAGCAAATGTAGTATGTATGGATGCTAATAATGAATCTGCTTATAAAGTTTTACCAATAAAACAAGCCGATTTAGGTATTGTTGCGATTGGAGAAAATGAAGGTTCATCTATAGTAACTACAGCTATACTTAAAAAGTATAAACATCTTAGAATAATTAGTAGATCTTTATCTAAAATACACGATACTATATTAAATGCTATGGGGATTAAAGACGTTATACATCCGGAAAAAGATGCTGCTTTTCGATTAACTAAACAAATATCTTTTAATTATGCTCTAGATTATTTCAGAGTAGACAACAAACACTCTATTGCAGAAGTTTTTTCCCCATACTCTTTTCATGGAAAATTTGTGAAAAGTATACAATTAACACAAAAATATTCTGTTTCTTTAATTACTATAATACGGGAAATTGAAAACCCTATATCCAAAAACCTAACAAAAAAAGTAATAGGTTTAGTAACTGGAGATACTATTTTACAAAAAGGAGATATATTAACTCTTTTTGGTTCAAACAAATCTATTATGAATTTTGTAAAAGATACAAAACATAATTGA
- a CDS encoding TrkH family potassium uptake protein, which yields MFCIKLRDLLPFITPITFLYLIISLGWRKEIYPLLNIGILIGIVFLLSIFHFFILFDKTINSEKGYRSMIFLSFFILVISLFLSIIQIFFSKNEEITNAQITLLVSLILYILIRITYFMRRIIYVKIHNPAFIFITSFIFLSFLGSILLMLPASTVKKISFIDALFTSTSAVCVTGLVVLDTAKDFTYLGKIILLTLIELGGLGILTITSFLSYFFRDGFSFREGIYISNFLNSKKTNNVVYLAVKVVLVTLTIEIIGSLFIFFSIRNNNFTDDPLFFSIFHSISSFCNSGFSTLSQGLYSESIRFNYLLQIIISFLLILGGIGFNILFNFFTYIWLTLKKYFYKVFKDEYIRYPAHIVTLNTKIVVLTTFFLLFFGTIFYYISEYNSSLEEHTSITGKWISSFFSSATSRTAGFQILNIKKWTPITILFTIFLMWIGASPASTGGGIKTTTFALALMNIISLSMGKDKLEIQRKEISSKSIKLSFSIVILSLIVIYISILFIIFFDPKKDILSISFEVFSAFSTVGLSLGITSNLSYGSKLVLITLMLLGRIGILNIAIGLLKKNKKHYYKYPKEYILIN from the coding sequence ATGTTTTGCATTAAATTGCGAGATTTATTACCATTTATAACTCCAATTACATTTCTATATCTTATTATTTCTTTAGGATGGAGAAAAGAAATATATCCTCTGTTAAATATAGGAATACTTATTGGAATTGTCTTTTTACTTAGTATTTTTCATTTTTTCATTTTATTCGATAAAACTATAAATAGTGAAAAAGGATATCGATCTATGATATTTTTATCATTTTTTATTTTAGTTATATCTTTATTTTTATCTATTATACAAATTTTCTTTTCTAAAAATGAGGAAATTACAAATGCACAAATCACTCTTTTAGTCAGTTTGATTTTATATATTTTAATTCGCATTACATATTTTATGCGTCGTATAATTTACGTGAAAATACATAATCCTGCTTTTATTTTTATTACTAGTTTCATTTTTCTATCTTTTTTAGGTTCTATTCTGCTTATGCTTCCAGCTTCTACAGTAAAAAAAATATCATTTATAGATGCTTTATTTACTTCTACTAGCGCTGTATGCGTAACTGGTTTAGTTGTATTAGATACAGCTAAAGATTTTACCTATTTAGGAAAAATTATTCTATTAACTTTAATAGAACTTGGAGGTTTAGGTATTTTAACTATAACTTCCTTTTTAAGTTATTTTTTTAGAGATGGATTTTCTTTTAGAGAGGGAATATATATAAGTAATTTTTTGAATTCAAAGAAAACTAATAATGTTGTCTATTTAGCTGTAAAGGTAGTACTGGTTACTCTAACCATAGAAATTATTGGTTCTTTATTTATTTTTTTTTCCATTCGAAATAATAATTTTACTGATGATCCTTTATTTTTTTCTATTTTTCATTCTATATCTTCTTTTTGCAATAGTGGCTTTTCTACCCTTAGCCAAGGGTTGTATTCTGAATCCATTAGATTCAATTATTTATTACAGATTATCATTTCTTTTTTATTAATTCTAGGAGGAATAGGGTTTAATATTCTATTTAATTTTTTTACATACATATGGTTAACATTAAAAAAATACTTTTATAAAGTTTTTAAAGATGAATATATAAGATATCCTGCTCATATTGTAACTTTAAATACAAAAATAGTGGTATTAACAACATTTTTTTTACTTTTTTTTGGAACTATTTTTTATTATATTAGTGAATATAATTCTTCTCTTGAAGAACATACTTCTATTACTGGAAAGTGGATTTCTTCTTTTTTTTCTTCTGCTACATCTAGAACTGCTGGTTTTCAAATCTTAAATATTAAAAAATGGACTCCTATTACTATATTATTTACTATTTTTTTAATGTGGATAGGAGCTTCTCCTGCTTCCACAGGTGGAGGAATAAAAACTACTACTTTTGCATTAGCTTTAATGAATATTATTTCTTTATCTATGGGAAAAGATAAGTTAGAAATACAAAGAAAAGAAATCTCCTCTAAGTCAATTAAACTCTCTTTTTCTATTGTAATATTATCCTTAATTGTTATATACATAAGTATTCTTTTTATTATTTTTTTTGATCCAAAAAAAGATATTCTATCTATTTCTTTTGAAGTTTTTTCAGCATTTTCTACAGTAGGTTTATCCTTAGGTATTACTTCTAACTTATCGTATGGAAGTAAGTTAGTATTGATTACTTTAATGTTGTTAGGTAGAATTGGAATATTGAATATAGCAATAGGATTACTGAAAAAAAATAAAAAACATTATTATAAATATCCTAAAGAATATATTCTTATTAATTAA
- the tsaB gene encoding tRNA (adenosine(37)-N6)-threonylcarbamoyltransferase complex dimerization subunit type 1 TsaB, with amino-acid sequence MTFILNLDTSTKNCSISIAKSGISLISIEEHSDKYLHSEKLHTFIQYAIKIAKIDIKNLKSICINQGPGSYTSLRIGMSAAKGLCCSLGIPLLSLDSLTILCQQVNLKEGLLIPMIHAKSDLFYTSLYSHLKKRLSPIFIKKFNKDFLKSIVKGKKLHYIFGDIDSFITNKKNEKLFVMDNLRFIPHVYPSSMDMSLLSYKRYCNKKFSKIEKVTPFYY; translated from the coding sequence ATGACTTTTATCCTAAATCTGGACACTTCTACTAAGAACTGTTCAATAAGCATAGCAAAAAGTGGAATAAGTTTAATCTCCATAGAAGAACATTCTGATAAATATTTGCATTCAGAAAAATTACATACTTTTATACAATATGCTATAAAGATAGCTAAAATTGATATAAAAAACTTAAAATCAATTTGTATTAATCAAGGACCGGGATCATATACTTCTTTAAGAATAGGTATGTCAGCTGCAAAGGGTTTGTGTTGTTCTTTAGGTATCCCATTATTATCCTTAGATTCCTTAACTATTTTATGTCAACAAGTTAATCTAAAAGAGGGTTTACTAATTCCTATGATACATGCTAAATCCGATTTATTTTATACTTCTTTATATAGTCATTTAAAAAAAAGATTAAGTCCTATTTTTATAAAAAAATTTAATAAAGATTTTTTAAAATCTATAGTTAAAGGAAAAAAATTACATTATATATTCGGAGATATAGATTCTTTTATCACAAATAAAAAAAATGAAAAATTATTTGTTATGGATAATCTTCGTTTTATTCCTCATGTTTATCCATCATCGATGGATATGTCTCTTTTATCTTATAAAAGATATTGCAATAAAAAATTTAGTAAGATTGAAAAAGTTACACCATTTTATTACTAG
- the nadE gene encoding NAD(+) synthase, which yields MINNSKKVIEYIVQWLKTYIEKTESNGFVIGISGGIDSSLTSVLLAMTEYPVLALELPILDNRKNLLSKKHIDFLTSSFLNVNSLKKDLSSFYTSFLQIIKQKNNQSLALANLKSRIRMMTLYYYANEENYLVVGTGNKIEDFGVGFFTKYGDGGVDIQPIADLNKSDVRIISKELKIIEEIQKAKPTDGLWEDNRLDEDQLKATYDELEWAMKITEEKKIPFEKFKGRKHDIMKIYQFLNKKNNHKMVPIPICKIPNYLKKES from the coding sequence ATGATAAATAATTCAAAAAAAGTAATTGAATATATAGTACAGTGGTTAAAAACATATATAGAAAAAACTGAATCAAATGGTTTCGTTATTGGAATATCCGGTGGAATAGATTCATCTTTAACTTCTGTTTTACTAGCAATGACAGAATATCCTGTTCTAGCTTTAGAATTGCCTATCCTGGATAATAGGAAAAATTTACTTTCTAAAAAACATATAGATTTCTTAACATCTAGTTTTTTAAATGTAAATTCTTTGAAAAAAGACTTATCTTCTTTCTATACTTCTTTTCTACAAATAATAAAACAAAAAAATAATCAATCTTTAGCTTTAGCAAATTTGAAATCTCGTATCCGTATGATGACTTTATATTATTACGCAAATGAAGAGAATTATTTAGTTGTAGGAACTGGGAACAAAATAGAGGATTTTGGAGTTGGATTTTTTACAAAATATGGAGATGGAGGAGTTGATATTCAACCAATAGCAGATTTAAATAAATCTGATGTAAGAATCATTTCAAAAGAATTAAAAATTATAGAAGAGATACAAAAAGCGAAACCAACAGATGGATTATGGGAAGACAATAGATTAGATGAAGATCAATTAAAAGCTACTTATGATGAATTAGAATGGGCTATGAAAATTACGGAAGAAAAAAAAATTCCATTTGAAAAATTTAAAGGAAGAAAACATGATATTATGAAAATATATCAGTTTTTAAATAAAAAGAATAACCACAAAATGGTTCCTATTCCTATCTGTAAAATTCCCAACTATTTGAAAAAAGAATCATAG
- the folE gene encoding GTP cyclohydrolase I FolE — translation MGEEHQQKKIVNKINSPILDNHENLLRNDAFLMSDEKKINKIEKYFYHIMEILGLNMTDDSLRNTPKRVAKMFVKEIFSGLNPKNYPNLSTFENKYQYKHMLIEKNIAVYSICEHHFLPIVGKAHVGYISNGKVIGLSKINRIVNFYARRPQVQERLTIQIVQSLQKIMKTKDVACVIDAKHLCVNSRGIKDVNTSTITTELIGRFQKNLEVRREFFHSIGIS, via the coding sequence ATGGGAGAAGAACACCAACAGAAAAAAATAGTTAATAAAATTAACTCTCCTATTTTAGATAATCATGAAAATTTACTACGTAACGATGCTTTCCTGATGAGTGATGAAAAAAAGATTAATAAAATAGAGAAATATTTTTATCATATAATGGAAATATTAGGTTTAAATATGACTGATGACAGTTTACGTAATACACCTAAGCGTGTAGCCAAAATGTTTGTAAAAGAAATATTTAGTGGATTAAATCCTAAAAATTACCCTAATTTATCAACTTTTGAAAATAAATATCAATATAAACACATGTTAATAGAAAAAAATATAGCCGTTTATTCTATTTGCGAACATCATTTTCTTCCTATTGTAGGAAAAGCACATGTTGGATATATTTCTAACGGAAAAGTAATAGGTCTTTCTAAAATTAATAGAATTGTAAATTTTTATGCAAGAAGACCTCAAGTTCAAGAACGTTTAACTATACAAATTGTTCAATCTTTGCAAAAGATTATGAAAACAAAAGATGTAGCTTGTGTGATAGATGCAAAACATTTATGTGTAAATTCTCGTGGAATTAAAGATGTAAATACTAGTACAATTACGACCGAGTTAATAGGTCGTTTTCAAAAAAATTTAGAAGTAAGAAGAGAATTTTTCCATTCTATTGGAATATCCTAA